The following is a genomic window from Candidatus Omnitrophota bacterium.
TCAGGGTTTTTGAAGGCAAGATTACTGCTGTGGATGTATCTAATTCCACCATTACCGTCAATGGGGGCATTGAGATGAAATTTCAGATTTCGCAGGATACCGATCTTGAGAAAAGCACATATGATATAAAGCTAAGTGATATCAACGTCGGCGATTATGTTACAGTCGAATACTACCGGAGTGGCTCAGAAAGCCGTGTTCCTGAAAAGGTTGTTAGGGTGATGGTCGAGAGTTGGGAATAAATTATTAAATGGAGAAGGTATGATATGAATAAAGCGATTTTTTTATCCGGCATAATCATAGCAACCATCGCCTTATCGTTGACATCCAATGCGTACGCTATTGACGACAGGCTCGAAGTGCCAAGAGTAGCCTATGATGAGCCGAAGGACCAGTCCGTAATAGACCTGTCGCAAGAGAATAAACTGACGTTTAAGTGGAATATGGTGCCGATGCCTGCCGGTGGCAGGGAGGTGTTCAGGTTTAGAGTGTATAAAGGTTTTAGTTATGATGTTCTTGTTTCTGAAGATTTAGATCATAGGATTTTTCGGTTGACGTTACTTCCGATAAATTTGCCGACGGACAGACGTATACGTGGCGTGTGCAACAACGTGATGCGCGGACTATGATATGGAGTTTATATGATACGTGGAGTTTCAAGGTTGTAAAAAAAGATAAAAATAAGGTGCAGGGCGTGGATCTCGTGACCGATGCTACGGCGGCGGTTGTTACTAAAGCGACGGCGCTTATGACCGGAAACCTTGAAGTAAAAATGGAGATAGACAATGATCGGGCCAAGCGCGAGCAAAATTATACAAGAAATGCGCTCGGGGAAAAAGTGCCGAAGACGACCGTAAAAAACCGTAGCGTAAGGTTATTGTCCTGCCGGCACCGGCCGGCGCTTGAAGGGTTGACGCCGTACGGATATGATGATATACTTCGAGTATGAAGAATAGGCGCAAATCCCACAGATTTGATACTGCTTTCCAGATAAAATATTGTCCCGTCGAGAGCCGAAAGAGGTTTGGTTACACAATAGCTGAGAATATTTCCAGGGGCGGATTATGTATGCCTGCTTTGTCGACCTTGGTAAAAACCGGTAAACTTGTTCGATTGGAAATGAAGGAAAGCGGCGAAGATGCCCCCATCCCGGCTGAGGGCAGAGTTGTGTGGGTTAGGCATTTAAAGCGCAAGGCGTTGTTGAATGCGGAAGTAGGTGTGGAGTTTACCTCTGTAAAATCCGAAGACCTCGCGCAACTTATCCCGGCTTAAAAATAAGTATTTTCCAGGTTACTGCATAGCCCTTTGAAAGGGCTATTTTTTTTAGCGATACCCTTGTATTTTATAAAACACATGATATACTTGTGTATAACAAGGAGGACGCGATGAGACCAGGGATAGGAATTGATGTTTTGATGATTATGGTATTGTCGGTCATGGCTTTCGATATTTGCGCGGCAGATCCGGCGCAAAAAGACGCGATAAGGGCGGATAGTATGATGCGCGCGGAAAAGCAGTTGAAGGATCTGCAGATAACGTATGGTTTGGATAACGCTGTCATGCCATCACCTGCATCCGGGAGTCAGGCGGCGAATCAGCGATAAGCAGATTGATATAATTTTGAGAATCAAAATTATTGTGCTATATCAGATTGCTCTTGATATAGCACAATTTTTATATTAGTATGGTTATAATCATGGGCGGACAGGCGCGACTAAGCAAGCTTTCCGTATTAGGACTTACCCTGGGAATACTGGGTTTTCCGGTATTTGTTTTTATCCCGCCCGGTATCGTATTGTCTATAGCCGCTTTATACAGAATAAAGCGATCCCACGGATTGTTAAAAGGAAGGCCGGTCGCTATCGCCGGCATTACGATCGGCATCCTCGCGCTTCTCTTTGCGGTTTCGGTCATCGTTTTACAGGAGAAGCATTACGGTTCGTTCAAAGTTCCCACGTCCTCGATGTGGCCGACTATTAAAGCCAAGACTACGATCTCGGCCGATCTGGAAGCGTATAAGAAGGCACGTCCCGCGCGGGGAGATATAATAGTTTACGAAATAATCGATAAAGGCCGAAGACGCGTTTTATGTAAAAGGGTGATAGGGTTGCCGGGTGAGAAGATCGAGATACGGGCCGGTAGGATTTTTATAAACGGCCTGGCCTGCGATATTCCCGGAATACCCGACGGTATTGTTTATGCAAACGGCGGTGATTTCGGGAAAGAAGGGCAACCGGTCGCGATCCCCGTCGGGTTTTATTATGTTCTGGGGGACAATTCTTCGGAGAGTTTCGATAGCAGGCAGCATGGCCCTGTCGACACAAGGGATATAAAAGGGAAGTATCTATTTACGCATGCGGGGTTTTTAAAATAAAATGGAGGTGTTTATTATGGGATTCGGTATATTTTTGCTGGTGGCGGGTATTATTTTTATATTTCTTATCGGAATAAGGATAGTCCGTCCTACGCATCGCGGTCTGGTAGAACGTTTCGGCAAATATAACAGATTTGCCACACCCGGATTTCACTGGCTCATACCGATGATCGAGACCATGTATCAGGTCAACGTCACCGAACAGATGGTGGATGCCGAGCCGCAGGAGATAATAACGAACGATAACTTGAACGCGAAGGTCGATGCTCAGGTTTATTTTAAGGTTAAAGCGGATGAAGAGAATGTAAAGAAATCACAATATAGCGCGAATAACTATCTTTACCAGATCGTCAACCTGGCACGAACGACGCTTAGAAATATAATAGGTACCCTGACGTTGAAGTCAGCCAATAGCGAGAGAGGGAAGATCAACGCAGAGCTACACAACACGCTTATGTCCGAAACGGCGAATTGGGGGCTCGAGATAGTCAGGACGGAATTAAAAGAGATAGACCCGCCGAAGGATGTACAGGAGACGATGAATAAGGTTGTTAAGGCGGAAAATGAAAAAGTTGCCGCGGTAGATTTCGCGACGGCCGTCGAAACGGTGGCGGATGGAGAGAGGCGCGCGCAGATAAAGAAGGCCGAGGGCGCCAGGCAGTCCAGGATCCTGCAGGCACAGGGTGAATCCGAAGCCATCAAACTCGTCAATGAGGCGGCGGAGAAATATTTTGTCGGTAACGCGCAACTTTTAAGAAGGCTCGAAACGGTTGAAAAAGCGCTGGCCAATAACGTAAAGATCATAGTGCCCGCAGACGGTCAGCTTGTGAATGTTATCGGGGACTTAGCCGGCATAGTGCCTTTAAAGAAGGATGAGATTTCAAAGAAATGACCAGACGAAATCACGTTTTTAACGCGGGAATAGTACTCGCGGTTTTTTTGCTGTCCACGATTTTTACCTCGAACTCCAGGGGCGATGGAGAAGTGAAGGGTTTAAGGCAATACGAGCGCTGGAATAACGGCACTATCCGCTCCTGCACGCTTTTTGACACGAACGGGCTTATGAAAGCAAAGTCCTTCTGCAGGAACGATGGGACGGTGGAAAAGGTCGAGAAATACGATCCCTCCGGCAATAAGATAGAAGAGGCTTTCTACGACGAGAGAGGCAAGTTAAAGACCGGCATAGACGGATGGTCCGCCATGCGATGGTGGTATAACGGTTCGCATCTTGAGTCGCAGATATCGTATGACGAAACGGGCACGCCCATGGAGAGGCGTATTTACAGCGAGTCGGGACGGCTCGTGCAAAGGCAATACAGGCATGATATAGATTTTAATCCGTACGAAGAAGCAAATATGGCGATGTTGTTAGGGCCGCAAAATGTGCCATGCACCGTCGAGAGAAGGCCTCAGCATGAGTAGGAGATAAAATTTTTCGATCCCGGGAGGCATTCCCTCTCGGGGTTGGTATTCCGCAGGGACGCGAAATTTGTCAGCCATGTGAAAATTTCGCTCGAAAAAAATTGCTCGGACGTTGCCTCGCAATTTTTACGCCCTGCTTCATACCAACCCCTCGGGGCCCCCTTCAACGGGAATCGAAAAATTTCCGGGGCGAACGGGCAAGGCGCGTCATTGCGGCGCGGGCGGAATAACCTCACAGGTTGGCAAGGTGTCAGCGTTCAGTAAGTAGTAAGTAGGGCACCCTTAAGGGTGCCCTACAAATGTGGATAACTTTTAGATGCCCGCATCCAGTAGCGTGAGTAGTGACACCTGTGGTGATAAGGACTGGAAATTTTTACGGGTGGCATAAGGCAGACTTTTTTCGATTATTGAGCGAGGCATGGGATGGGGGTGCCGCCGCTTAGGATTGATATAGTCAGAGCGGTACTGTCTGACTTAAAAATATCGTAATCAATCCTGGCGGCATACAGATACGCGCCTGGTTTAAATGTTGATTGTAAACCCCATGCCGAGCGATAAAGAAAAAAGGATGCTTTATGACAGGACCCGTAAAAATTTATCGGAGGAGATATGAATAAATTGAAGATGCTGAGGATCGTGAATCCGGTTCTGTTTATTTCCGCGGTCGTGCAGATCGTGACGGGTGCAGGATTTGCGTTTCATGTTTTTGAATCCAGTCCGCGAGTGTTTAAAATGGCGCTGGAAGCGCACGAGTACAACGGGTTTCTATTTGCCGTGCTTATAATTACTCATCTTGTGCTGAATTGGGATTGGGTAAAGAGCCAATTTTTCAGGAAGGGCGTGAAATGAAATGCGATTGAATGCATACATAGCGAAGGCGGGCGTTGCATCGCGGCGAAAGGCGACAGAACTGGTCAAGGCCGGTAAGGCCAAGGTCGGCGGCAAGGTTATGCTCGAGCCGTGGTATATCGTAAAAGACGACGATTCCGTAACGGTTAATGGAAAAGTGCTAAGGTCGGAGGAGCATCTCTATTTTATAATAAATAAACCCAAAGGCGTTACCGCGACGGTAGAAGACCCGCACGCTTTGAAAAAGATAACGCAGATGGTTTCAAGCCATCGCGCGCGGTTATATCCTATCGGTCGGCTCGACAAAGATTCACGCGGATTAATACTGCTTACCAACGACGGCGATCTTTGTTATCAACTGACCCATCCGAGATTTGAAGTCGAAAAGGAATATTGTGTAATAGTGTCGGGCACGCTCGACGAGAAGTCTCTAATGAGGATTAAGGGCGGTGTTTTTGATGAAGGTGATGTGCTCAAAGTAAAGTCATATTCCGGAGTGAAGAAATCGGGTGATGGCACCGCACTGCATGTAGTTATCGCTGAAGGCAAGAAGCGCCACCTGCGTCGGCTTTTCAAAGCAATCGGAAATCCGGTCGTTGACCTGAAACGCATTCGCATCGGCGGGTTGACGCTTGGAGATGTTAAGGAAGGGAGTTTTAAAAAAATCGGACGGGATGATATATATCGGCTTACGATAAATAAAAGGAGCACGCATGCTTAAAACCAACAAGATCCTTGTTGTGGATGACGAAGAGGGGTTTTTGGCGCTTTTAAGACAGGCGCTGGAAGAGAGAGGGTATGAGATAGCGACAGCGTCAAATGCCATAGATGCCGGAATAGAGATGTCCGGGAGTCTACCGGCGCTTATCCTGATGGACATAAAGATGCCGGGGATAGATGGCTTGCAGGCGGTTGCGGCGATACGGGATAATCCAAACACAAAAGACGTTAAGGTGATAGTGGTATCTGCGCTTTCAGATGACTCGGATATCAATAAAGCAAAGAAGGTGGGTGCGGTCGATTATTTTGTTAAGCCAGTAGATATTGAGAAATTGGTGGGGAGAATTCGGGAGATAATAGGTTGACTTTTCACTTATAAACGATATAATAATATTTGCTTATAATGGAAAGGATGGCGCAATGGCGAATTTTGAGGCTAAAGATATACGAAATATCATCCTCTTAGGCCACTCGGGTAGCGGCAAAACCTCTCTTATAGAAGCAATGTTGCACGGCGCGGGCGCGATTCCGCGCATGGGCAAGATCAGCGATGGAACGACGGTTTCAGATTATAACGAGGACGAAAAGGCAAAGAAGCATTCCACCGGTTCGTCCCTGATGAGTTTTGTATATAATTCCAAGAAAATAAACGTTATTGACACCCCTGGTTACACCGATTTCATAGGCGAGATGATCGGAGGACTGCGCGCCGCGGATGCCTGCATAGTGGTGGTAAATGCGACCGGCGGCATCGAGATAGGCACGGAGCGTGCGTACAGGATGGCCATGGAGAAAGGCGTCCCGTGCATATTTTTCATAAATATGCTCGATAAGGAAAACTCCGATTACGATAAATGTTTTGACGATATAAATAAGAAATTCAGGAAGCATTGCGTTGCCGTAGATGTGCCTGTCGGAAAAGAAGCGTCGCTGAAGGACGCGGCGAATATTATAAGCCGCAAGGGTCTCGATACGCTTTCCGACGAGGATAAGGCGCATGCCAGAGGCCTGGCCGATTCTTTGGCCGAGGCGGTTGCCGAGACGGACGATGCTCTCCTCGAAAAGTATCTCGATAAAGGCGAGCTGGCTCCTGATGAGCTTACCGCCGCTTTTAAAAATGCGGTGGCGAAGGGCGAGGTGACGCCCATACTCTGCGGATCCGCTACGCGAGGTATAGGCATTAAAGAGCTCCTTGATATGATCGTTAACTATCTGCCGTCTCCGGCGGACAGGCCGGCTGTGATAGTCGCGAAGCCGGATTCGTCCGATAAGGTTTCGGTGGAGATGCGCGCCTGCGCGCCGTTTTCCGCTCTTGTATTTAAAACGCTGTCCGATCCGTTTCTGGGGCAGATATCGATATTTAAGGTGTTTTCGGGAAAACTACCGGCGAACGGTAGCTTCTATAACGTAAATAGAAGTTCGAAAGAGAAGATCGGGACTATATTTACGCTTTTAGGTAAGGCGCAGATTTCGATGGAATCGGTTCAGGCGGGCGATATCGCGTGCGTCGCTAAATTGAAAGATACGATGACGGGCGACACTATTACCGATGAGAAGATGCCGGTAAAATTCGATGACATACAATTTCCCGAACCGGCCATTTCATTTTCACTTAAGCCCAAAACTCGAGCCGATGAAGACAAGATATCTAACGCTATTCACAGGATAAGCGCCGAGGACCCTACATTTAAAGTTACTCGTGATGAGCAGACTAAAGAGATGCTCGTTTCCGGTATGGGGGATATGCACATCGCGACGATGCTGAACAGAATGAGGATGCGTTACGGCGTTCAGGTCGATATAGGAACCCCGAAGGTGGCATATAAAGAGACGATCATGTCCCGGGGCGACGCGCAGTACAGGCACAAGAAACAATCCGGCGGCGCCGGACAATTTGCGGAAGTTTGGATGCGTATCGAGCCGCTGTCCAGAGGTTCAGGGTTCGAGTTCGTGAATGAAGTTGTGGGCGGCGCCATACCGCGGCCGTTCATCGTGAGTTGTGAGAAGGGCGTCAGAACTGCTCTGAGCGCAGGGCCTTTGGCGGGTTTTCCCGTCGTCGATGTTAAGGCGGTGGTTTACGACGGCAAGACGCACCCGGTTGATTCGAAGGATATTGCTTTCCAGACGGCGGCACGTCACGCATTCAAGGAATCGATCCTCAAGGCCAGACCGGTACTGCTCGAGCCGATAATGGACGTCGATATAGTGGTGCCCGACCAGTTCATGGGCGACATCACGGGTAGCCTTAATTCGAGGCGGGGCCGCGTTATGGGCATGGAACCGTCGGACAATTCGCAGACGATAAAAGCGAAGGTTCCGCTCGAGGAGATGTATAAGTACGTAAACGAACTGAAATCGATAACGGGCGGGAGAGGCACGTACACGATGACGTTTTCGCATTACGAGGTTGTGCCGCCTAACTTAGCGCAGGTGATAGCGGATAAGGCGAAGTTAAACAGAAAAGAAGAAGTGGAAGAGTAAGTAAGCTCTAAAACCAAAACACTAAACAGAGAGGGGAATATGTCAGGACATTCTAAATGGGCGACGATTAAACACAAAAAAGCAGCGACCGACGCGAAGAGAGGGTCTCTGTTTACAAAACTGATAAAAGAAATAACGGTAGCGGCACGCAGTGGCGGCAAACCGGACACCAATCCGCGTCTCAGGGTTGCTATCGAACGCGCCAAAGAAGCATCCATGCCGGCGGATAACATCGACCGCGCCGTAAAAAAAGGCACCGGAGAACTCGAAGGTGTAAGTTACGAAGATATAACACTCGAGGGTTATGGCCCGGGCGGTGTGGCGATATACGTCGAAGGTGTTAGCGATAATCGTAACAGGACTACCAGCGAAGTCAGGACGATATTCACGAAAAAGGGCGGTAATATGGCAGGCGCCGGTTCGGTGAGTTGGATGTTCGAGAAAAAGGGCTACTTTGTAGTAAGTAAAGCTACGATCGATGAAGACAAACTGATGGGTATCGTATTGGACGCAGGCGCCGAAGACCTGGTGGTGGAGGATGAAAACTACGCTGTAAAGACCGCGCCGGCCGATTTTTTCAAAGTGAAGAAAGCGCTTGATGATAATAAGATATCGACAGAAGACGCGGAGATAACGCTTCTGCCTAAATCTACCGTCAAGGTTGTAGGTGATGATGCTAAAAAGGTACTAGATCTTGTTGAGGGACTCGAAGAGCACGACGACGTACAACACGTGTATGCCAATTTCGACATACCGGATGATTTATTGAAGGAATAATTCCGCGAATAATGCGTATACTTGGGATAGATCCCGGGCTACAGATAACGGGTTACGGAGTAATAGAGGACAGGGGGTTTAAACTTATCGAAGCCGGGTTTATCAGGACGGCGGCAAAGACGCCCGTACAGGACAGGATTACCAGGATATTCGACGAGATATCTAAAGTAGTTGAGGATCATCGGCCGGATGTCCTTGTTCTTGAAAAGATATATTCCCACTATAAGCATCCGACCACAGCAATTCTTATGGGGCACGCGCGTGCTATGGCGTGTCTTGTATGCGGAAAGTTCGATATACAGCTTGTCAATTATCCTTCGACACGCATTAAAAAAGCGATAACCGGCAACGGCCACGCATCGAAACAGCAGGTGCAGAGAATGGTGCAGAGTCTATTGAAACTCAAAAATCCTCCGGAGCCGGTCGATGTGAGTGACGCTTTGGCGATGGCGATAAGTTATTGTTACATAGAGAAAAAAGATGATCTCGCACATATCCGGTAAAATACGGAAGAAAAAAATCTCGAGCGTAGAGATAGATGTTAACGGATTTTCCTACGAAGTTATGGTGCCTCCTGCGGTCATGAGCGGCATTGAAAGTAACCGCGCCCAGGACGGAACCATATCCCTTGTTACATACCACTATTACCAGATGGATCAGTCAAAGGCGCTTCCCGTTCTGGTCGGGTTTCTGAATGAAATCGAGAAAGAATTTTTTGAGCAGTTTATAACGGTTTCGGGTGTCGGCCCCAAAGCGGCATGCCGCGCGCTTACCCTGGCTATCCCGGAGATAGCCGCCGCCATAGACCGCGGGGACATGGCCGTGTTAAAATCACTGCCGGGCATAGGCGAACAGAAGGCGCGCGAGATAGTCGCGAGGCTTCAGGGCAAAGTAGGTAAGTTCGCTCTTATGAAAGACACATTTAGCTCTTCAGTCGTGGAAGGTAAAGACGATATAAGAGAAGAGGCGCTGAGCGTGCTTTTGCAATTGCAATACAAGAAGAGTGAGGCGCAGGACATGATCGACCGGGCATTAAAGCATAATCCGAAAATATCCACATGCGAAGACGTACTTAACGAGGTATATAAGGGGTCGAGGGGCGTTAATGTCTAAATCCCAAATAGATCCAAAAACCCAAAATCCAAACGTACCGGCCGGCCGAGAAAAATTATTAGTATCTCAGGAGACCGAAGAAGATCAGATATTAAATATATCCCTAAGGCCTTCCAAGCTCGAGGATTTTATAGGGCAGAAAGCGCTTGTGGAGAACCTTAAGGTTTCGCTTCAGGCGGCTCTCCGGCGCAAAGAGCCGATGGAGCACACGCTTTTGTCCGGGCCCCCGGGTCTTGGAAAGACATCCCTCGCCCATATCATAGCCAATGAGATGGGCTCTAAAATAACGGCTACGAGCGGGCCGGCCATAGGCAAGGCCGGGGACCTTATAGGCATACTCACCAACCTCGCCGATGGCGATATACTTTTTATCGACGAGATACACCGGCTTTCCAAGACGGTGGAAGAGTTTATCTATCCGGCCATGGAGAACTTCGAGATAGACTTTATTATAGACAAGGGCCCCTATGCCAAAACGATAAAATTCAATCTGAAGCGTTTTACTTTAATAGGCGCGACAACCCGCGCGGGATTACTGACTGCGCCGCTACGCTCAAGGTTCGGCATATTCCAACACCTCGATTTTTATGAAACAGAAGATCTGGTAAAGATCATCACTCGTTCGGCTAAATTATTAAATATTCCGATAGATAAAAATGCCGCTGAAGAGATAGGCAGGCGCGCCAGGGGTTCGCCGCGTGTCGCGAACAGGCTTCTTCGCCGCGTCAGGGATTGGGTTCAGGTGAAGCGGGACGGGAAGATAACGCTTGAAACTACGGAAGAGGCACTCAAAAACCACGGCATCGACAAGATGGGGCTGGATAACATCGACCGCAAGGTCATAAATATAATACACGAGTCCTTTAACGGCGGCCCGGTCGGTATAGAGTCGATAGCCGCTACTCTCAACGAAGAACCCGACACGATCGTTGATGTCGTCGAGCCTTTCCTCTTAAAGATAGGCCTTCTCAAAAGGACGCCGCGCGGCAGGGAATTGACGCGCCGGGCCTACGAGCATATGGGGCTTTCCCGCACGTCTAAAGAAATTCAAAGAGAGATGTTTTAGATACTATGAATATTCTGCTACATATTTGCTGTGCCCCGTGTTCCTTCTATCCTGTAGAGGAGCTGAAGAAACAGGGCCATCAGTTCGCCGGTTTT
Proteins encoded in this region:
- a CDS encoding SPFH/Band 7/PHB domain protein — translated: MGFGIFLLVAGIIFIFLIGIRIVRPTHRGLVERFGKYNRFATPGFHWLIPMIETMYQVNVTEQMVDAEPQEIITNDNLNAKVDAQVYFKVKADEENVKKSQYSANNYLYQIVNLARTTLRNIIGTLTLKSANSERGKINAELHNTLMSETANWGLEIVRTELKEIDPPKDVQETMNKVVKAENEKVAAVDFATAVETVADGERRAQIKKAEGARQSRILQAQGESEAIKLVNEAAEKYFVGNAQLLRRLETVEKALANNVKIIVPADGQLVNVIGDLAGIVPLKKDEISKK
- a CDS encoding response regulator, whose amino-acid sequence is MLKTNKILVVDDEEGFLALLRQALEERGYEIATASNAIDAGIEMSGSLPALILMDIKMPGIDGLQAVAAIRDNPNTKDVKVIVVSALSDDSDINKAKKVGAVDYFVKPVDIEKLVGRIREIIG
- a CDS encoding DUF5666 domain-containing protein produces the protein MGKTLIVFCIMITVGICATGVICAWEQTDDPDLRVFEGKITAVDVSNSTITVNGGIEMKFQISQDTDLEKSTYDIKLSDINVGDYVTVEYYRSGSESRVPEKVVRVMVESWE
- the ruvB gene encoding Holliday junction branch migration DNA helicase RuvB; translation: MSKSQIDPKTQNPNVPAGREKLLVSQETEEDQILNISLRPSKLEDFIGQKALVENLKVSLQAALRRKEPMEHTLLSGPPGLGKTSLAHIIANEMGSKITATSGPAIGKAGDLIGILTNLADGDILFIDEIHRLSKTVEEFIYPAMENFEIDFIIDKGPYAKTIKFNLKRFTLIGATTRAGLLTAPLRSRFGIFQHLDFYETEDLVKIITRSAKLLNIPIDKNAAEEIGRRARGSPRVANRLLRRVRDWVQVKRDGKITLETTEEALKNHGIDKMGLDNIDRKVINIIHESFNGGPVGIESIAATLNEEPDTIVDVVEPFLLKIGLLKRTPRGRELTRRAYEHMGLSRTSKEIQREMF
- a CDS encoding DUF4405 domain-containing protein, giving the protein MNKLKMLRIVNPVLFISAVVQIVTGAGFAFHVFESSPRVFKMALEAHEYNGFLFAVLIITHLVLNWDWVKSQFFRKGVK
- a CDS encoding pseudouridine synthase — translated: MRLNAYIAKAGVASRRKATELVKAGKAKVGGKVMLEPWYIVKDDDSVTVNGKVLRSEEHLYFIINKPKGVTATVEDPHALKKITQMVSSHRARLYPIGRLDKDSRGLILLTNDGDLCYQLTHPRFEVEKEYCVIVSGTLDEKSLMRIKGGVFDEGDVLKVKSYSGVKKSGDGTALHVVIAEGKKRHLRRLFKAIGNPVVDLKRIRIGGLTLGDVKEGSFKKIGRDDIYRLTINKRSTHA
- a CDS encoding OB-fold domain-containing protein is translated as MISHISGKIRKKKISSVEIDVNGFSYEVMVPPAVMSGIESNRAQDGTISLVTYHYYQMDQSKALPVLVGFLNEIEKEFFEQFITVSGVGPKAACRALTLAIPEIAAAIDRGDMAVLKSLPGIGEQKAREIVARLQGKVGKFALMKDTFSSSVVEGKDDIREEALSVLLQLQYKKSEAQDMIDRALKHNPKISTCEDVLNEVYKGSRGVNV
- the lepB gene encoding signal peptidase I, whose protein sequence is MVIIMGGQARLSKLSVLGLTLGILGFPVFVFIPPGIVLSIAALYRIKRSHGLLKGRPVAIAGITIGILALLFAVSVIVLQEKHYGSFKVPTSSMWPTIKAKTTISADLEAYKKARPARGDIIVYEIIDKGRRRVLCKRVIGLPGEKIEIRAGRIFINGLACDIPGIPDGIVYANGGDFGKEGQPVAIPVGFYYVLGDNSSESFDSRQHGPVDTRDIKGKYLFTHAGFLK
- the ruvC gene encoding crossover junction endodeoxyribonuclease RuvC gives rise to the protein MRILGIDPGLQITGYGVIEDRGFKLIEAGFIRTAAKTPVQDRITRIFDEISKVVEDHRPDVLVLEKIYSHYKHPTTAILMGHARAMACLVCGKFDIQLVNYPSTRIKKAITGNGHASKQQVQRMVQSLLKLKNPPEPVDVSDALAMAISYCYIEKKDDLAHIR
- the fusA gene encoding elongation factor G, producing the protein MANFEAKDIRNIILLGHSGSGKTSLIEAMLHGAGAIPRMGKISDGTTVSDYNEDEKAKKHSTGSSLMSFVYNSKKINVIDTPGYTDFIGEMIGGLRAADACIVVVNATGGIEIGTERAYRMAMEKGVPCIFFINMLDKENSDYDKCFDDINKKFRKHCVAVDVPVGKEASLKDAANIISRKGLDTLSDEDKAHARGLADSLAEAVAETDDALLEKYLDKGELAPDELTAAFKNAVAKGEVTPILCGSATRGIGIKELLDMIVNYLPSPADRPAVIVAKPDSSDKVSVEMRACAPFSALVFKTLSDPFLGQISIFKVFSGKLPANGSFYNVNRSSKEKIGTIFTLLGKAQISMESVQAGDIACVAKLKDTMTGDTITDEKMPVKFDDIQFPEPAISFSLKPKTRADEDKISNAIHRISAEDPTFKVTRDEQTKEMLVSGMGDMHIATMLNRMRMRYGVQVDIGTPKVAYKETIMSRGDAQYRHKKQSGGAGQFAEVWMRIEPLSRGSGFEFVNEVVGGAIPRPFIVSCEKGVRTALSAGPLAGFPVVDVKAVVYDGKTHPVDSKDIAFQTAARHAFKESILKARPVLLEPIMDVDIVVPDQFMGDITGSLNSRRGRVMGMEPSDNSQTIKAKVPLEEMYKYVNELKSITGGRGTYTMTFSHYEVVPPNLAQVIADKAKLNRKEEVEE
- a CDS encoding YebC/PmpR family DNA-binding transcriptional regulator: MSGHSKWATIKHKKAATDAKRGSLFTKLIKEITVAARSGGKPDTNPRLRVAIERAKEASMPADNIDRAVKKGTGELEGVSYEDITLEGYGPGGVAIYVEGVSDNRNRTTSEVRTIFTKKGGNMAGAGSVSWMFEKKGYFVVSKATIDEDKLMGIVLDAGAEDLVVEDENYAVKTAPADFFKVKKALDDNKISTEDAEITLLPKSTVKVVGDDAKKVLDLVEGLEEHDDVQHVYANFDIPDDLLKE
- a CDS encoding PilZ domain-containing protein, with the protein product MKNRRKSHRFDTAFQIKYCPVESRKRFGYTIAENISRGGLCMPALSTLVKTGKLVRLEMKESGEDAPIPAEGRVVWVRHLKRKALLNAEVGVEFTSVKSEDLAQLIPA